One genomic region from Curtobacterium sp. 9128 encodes:
- a CDS encoding HAMP domain-containing sensor histidine kinase, whose translation MSARARARRVPSLRWRLVGAVALLLVATNLVVGVVTVVAYRGYLVGRLDAELSTAANRTLGPGGSPSPPPGADSGDRPDPGNAFIGAPGQAAGTVVAIYRDGSSVLAGYTDSSGQQHGLTSAQESTLSSVDADGAQVTVSLGSLGTYRAQAIGSSGDVYVTALPLDDLRASVVRLVIVIGSVTLVGLLVAVWAGAMLVRRSLRPLERVAEVASSVTGLDLERGDTDIPVRVPDVDLAQNREVGAVGSALNRLLGHVARALTVRRDAEAGMRTFIADASHELRTPIATVRAYAELSSSSSDVDALHQNVDRIGREAVRMGSLVDELLLLARLDAASSGTVVRAADPVDLTSLVVEATMDARATAPSHRWTLQVDDEPIVVSGDEAQLRRVVTNLLANARTHTPAGTAVVVSLQRVAGTEPGEVRFVVANDGPPIPAEVLPTLFDRFTRGEASRSREHGTSGLGLAIVRGVVDAHGGTVRVVSEPGRTAFTVSLRP comes from the coding sequence GTGAGCGCTCGTGCTCGCGCTCGGCGGGTGCCGTCGCTGCGGTGGCGGCTCGTGGGCGCCGTGGCGTTGCTGCTCGTGGCGACGAACCTCGTCGTCGGGGTGGTGACCGTCGTCGCCTACCGCGGGTACCTCGTGGGACGGCTCGACGCGGAGCTCTCCACGGCGGCGAACCGGACGCTCGGGCCCGGTGGGTCCCCGTCGCCGCCTCCCGGTGCGGACTCCGGTGACCGCCCGGACCCGGGGAACGCGTTCATCGGCGCTCCCGGACAGGCCGCAGGGACGGTCGTGGCGATCTACCGCGACGGCTCCTCCGTGCTCGCCGGGTACACCGACAGCAGCGGCCAGCAGCACGGACTGACGTCGGCGCAGGAGTCCACGCTGTCGTCCGTCGACGCCGACGGCGCCCAGGTGACCGTGTCGCTCGGGTCACTCGGCACCTACCGCGCGCAGGCGATCGGGTCGTCCGGCGACGTCTACGTCACCGCGCTGCCCCTCGACGACCTGCGTGCGTCCGTGGTCCGGCTCGTCATCGTGATCGGCAGCGTCACACTCGTCGGGCTCCTCGTCGCCGTGTGGGCCGGCGCGATGCTCGTCCGCCGCTCCCTGCGTCCGCTCGAACGCGTGGCCGAGGTCGCATCGAGCGTCACCGGGCTCGACCTGGAGCGGGGCGACACCGACATCCCCGTGCGGGTCCCCGACGTGGACCTCGCGCAGAACCGCGAGGTCGGCGCCGTTGGTTCGGCGCTCAACCGTCTCCTCGGGCACGTGGCCCGCGCGCTCACCGTGCGACGCGATGCCGAAGCCGGCATGCGCACCTTCATCGCCGACGCGTCGCACGAGCTCCGCACCCCGATCGCGACCGTGCGCGCGTACGCCGAACTGTCCTCCTCGTCGTCGGACGTGGACGCGCTCCACCAGAACGTCGACCGGATCGGACGCGAAGCCGTCCGCATGGGGTCGCTGGTCGACGAACTCCTGCTGCTCGCCCGGCTCGACGCGGCGTCCTCCGGGACGGTCGTCCGTGCCGCCGACCCCGTCGACCTCACGTCGCTGGTCGTCGAGGCGACGATGGACGCCCGCGCAACCGCGCCGTCACACCGGTGGACGCTGCAGGTCGACGACGAGCCGATCGTCGTGTCCGGGGACGAGGCCCAGCTGCGCCGGGTGGTGACGAACCTGCTGGCGAACGCGCGGACGCACACACCAGCGGGGACCGCCGTCGTGGTGTCGTTGCAGCGTGTGGCCGGGACGGAGCCCGGCGAGGTGCGGTTCGTCGTGGCGAACGACGGGCCGCCGATCCCGGCCGAGGTACTGCCGACGCTGTTCGACCGGTTCACCCGTGGTGAGGCATCTCGCTCGCGGGAGCACGGGACGAGCGGCCTCGGGCTGGCCATCGTGCGCGGGGTCGTGGATGCGCACGGCGGCACGGTGCGGGTCGTGTCGGAGCCGGGGCGGACAGCGTTCACGGTCTCGCTGCGGCCCTGA
- a CDS encoding bifunctional glycosyltransferase family 2/GtrA family protein, translated as MTETNPTLDIDIVVPCYNEQDTLAAHVRRLHTFCRTSLAHTWRITIADNASTDDTARIADDLAAMLDGVHAVHLPEKGRGRALKAVWGASDARVLVYVDEDLSTDLAALEPLVAPLLSGHSDLAIGTRLAGSSRVVRGGKREFISRSYNLLLRTTMGVSFSDAQCGFKAITRQAAEHVLPLCEDDAWFFDTELLVIAEHAGLRVHEVPVDWVDDVNSSVDIASTATEDLKGMWRVSRGLATGRIPVAPVYEAIGRQPFTTPHVGIVGQVLRFGAIGVVSTIAFAVLYALFRPAIGAQTADFLALLVTAIGNTALNRRFTFGVRGRSGAGRHHVQGLVVFGIAWAITSGSLVVLHATAPGSSHGAEIAVLTGANLLATLVRFVLFKAWVFRTRRRPEIIRAGTTPAAEATTEALPVTDAATRTAPTTR; from the coding sequence ATGACGGAGACGAACCCCACCCTCGACATCGACATCGTCGTCCCCTGCTACAACGAGCAGGACACGCTCGCGGCCCACGTCCGGCGCCTGCACACGTTCTGCCGGACGTCGCTGGCCCACACGTGGCGGATCACGATCGCGGACAACGCCTCGACCGACGACACCGCCCGCATCGCCGACGACCTCGCAGCGATGCTCGACGGCGTCCACGCGGTGCATCTGCCCGAGAAGGGCCGCGGTCGGGCACTCAAGGCCGTGTGGGGTGCGTCCGACGCCCGGGTGCTCGTGTACGTCGACGAGGACCTCTCCACCGACCTCGCAGCGCTCGAGCCGCTCGTGGCACCGCTGCTCTCCGGCCACTCGGACCTGGCGATCGGCACCCGGCTGGCCGGTTCGTCGCGGGTGGTGCGGGGCGGCAAGCGCGAGTTCATCTCGCGCTCCTACAACCTGCTGCTCCGGACCACGATGGGCGTCTCGTTCTCCGACGCCCAGTGCGGCTTCAAGGCGATCACCCGGCAGGCGGCGGAGCACGTCCTGCCCCTCTGCGAGGACGACGCGTGGTTCTTCGACACGGAGTTGCTCGTGATCGCCGAACACGCGGGCCTGCGCGTGCACGAGGTCCCGGTCGACTGGGTGGACGACGTGAACTCGTCCGTGGACATCGCGTCGACCGCGACCGAGGACCTGAAGGGCATGTGGCGGGTGTCGCGCGGCCTGGCGACCGGGCGGATCCCCGTTGCGCCGGTCTACGAGGCGATCGGCCGCCAGCCGTTCACGACGCCGCATGTGGGCATCGTGGGCCAGGTGCTCCGGTTCGGTGCGATCGGTGTCGTGTCGACGATCGCCTTCGCGGTGCTGTACGCGCTGTTCCGCCCGGCGATCGGCGCACAGACCGCCGACTTCCTCGCGCTCCTCGTCACCGCGATCGGGAACACCGCGCTGAACCGACGGTTCACGTTCGGCGTGCGCGGTCGGTCCGGCGCCGGACGCCACCACGTGCAGGGGCTCGTCGTGTTCGGCATCGCGTGGGCGATCACGTCGGGGTCCCTCGTCGTGCTGCACGCGACGGCGCCCGGGTCGTCGCACGGCGCGGAGATCGCGGTGCTGACGGGGGCGAACCTGCTCGCGACCCTGGTCCGCTTCGTGCTCTTCAAGGCGTGGGTGTTCCGCACGCGTCGTCGTCCGGAGATCATCCGCGCCGGCACCACCCCCGCCGCCGAGGCCACGACCGAGGCACTGCCCGTGACGGACGCCGCGACGCGCACCGCCCCGACGACGCGCTGA
- a CDS encoding ATP-dependent DNA ligase — MGQLIYAGETLDLHVDDRALTHLQVVIVNMLRRDHRFVFSWKDDALHGDGRSSIWLHPNASLHFKFAGSRAPSINRSWLEELYTSASSGSGLVLTPEPPDTASGDDSPWSRAVVPGDA, encoded by the coding sequence ATGGGCCAACTGATCTACGCGGGCGAGACGCTCGACCTGCACGTCGACGACCGTGCCCTCACGCACCTGCAGGTCGTCATCGTGAACATGCTCCGGCGTGACCACCGCTTCGTGTTCTCGTGGAAGGACGACGCACTGCACGGCGACGGCCGGTCGAGCATCTGGCTGCACCCGAACGCCAGCCTCCACTTCAAGTTCGCCGGCAGCCGGGCGCCGTCCATCAACCGGTCGTGGCTCGAGGAGCTGTACACCTCGGCGTCCTCCGGGTCCGGGCTGGTGCTCACCCCGGAGCCGCCGGACACCGCGTCGGGCGACGACTCGCCGTGGTCGCGTGCCGTGGTCCCCGGGGACGCTTAG
- a CDS encoding sulfite reductase subunit alpha — MTLLPPTGSLIPVDAPFSAAQESWLAGFIAGIAAAGKKSQAPAPTTTIDVLFGTQTGNAEFLADELVAGARARGLGGRTTALDDVSPEQLAGMSHVLVVTSTYGEGEMPDNAGLFWDAIQSDATPRLEGLQFAVLGLGDSGYDEFCQAGKLLDTRFEQLGATRISDRVDCDVDFEDPAALWTAGVLDRIQAQTGADGAPGATSAAGAGATSDATAAGGAGASRASRPGSQWNKRNPYRARLVENRLLSDPRSAKEIRHYEFDLGDSGITYAAGDALAVVPRNDDALVSELLDHLSATGDERFDGRAVVDVLRDDREIRTPSKDLVADLVQRAPASELAAVVAHGDKHELDRWLWGRDVLDLLRDAGPAAPGLDELLPFLRPLQARQYSISSSPLAHPDRIHLTIASVRYGDVNRRHSGVASTHLADRVAVGDEVGVYLQPNAAFSVPADDAAPLIMVGPGTGIAPFRGFLHERAASGATGRNWLFFGDQHRDTDFVYRDELTALQEQGVLTRMDLAFSRDQAEKVYVQTRMREQSRQLYAWLEDGATFTVCGDASRMAKDVETALLQVIATERGKGDDDAAEYLADLRRAKRYVRDVY; from the coding sequence GTGACCCTGCTGCCCCCGACCGGCTCGCTGATCCCGGTCGACGCCCCGTTCTCCGCTGCCCAGGAGTCCTGGCTCGCCGGGTTCATCGCGGGGATCGCCGCCGCCGGCAAGAAGTCCCAGGCACCGGCGCCGACCACCACGATCGACGTGCTGTTCGGCACCCAGACCGGCAACGCCGAGTTCCTGGCCGACGAGCTCGTCGCCGGTGCGCGTGCCCGCGGACTCGGCGGCCGGACCACGGCGCTCGACGACGTCTCCCCCGAGCAGCTCGCCGGGATGTCGCACGTGCTCGTCGTCACCTCGACGTACGGCGAGGGCGAGATGCCCGACAACGCCGGCCTGTTCTGGGATGCGATCCAGTCCGACGCCACCCCGCGGCTGGAGGGACTGCAGTTCGCCGTCCTCGGCCTCGGCGACAGCGGCTACGACGAGTTCTGCCAGGCCGGCAAGCTCCTCGACACCCGGTTCGAGCAGCTCGGCGCCACCAGGATCAGCGACCGCGTCGACTGCGACGTGGACTTCGAGGACCCCGCGGCCCTCTGGACGGCCGGCGTCCTCGACCGCATCCAGGCCCAGACCGGCGCGGACGGGGCACCGGGCGCGACCTCAGCCGCCGGGGCCGGCGCGACCAGCGACGCGACCGCAGCCGGCGGGGCGGGCGCGAGCCGAGCCTCCAGGCCGGGTTCCCAGTGGAACAAGCGCAACCCGTACCGTGCTCGCCTGGTGGAGAACCGGCTGCTCTCCGACCCGCGCAGCGCGAAGGAGATCCGCCACTACGAGTTCGACCTCGGCGACAGCGGCATCACGTACGCCGCCGGAGACGCACTCGCCGTCGTGCCGCGCAACGACGACGCCCTCGTGTCTGAGCTGCTGGACCACCTCAGCGCCACCGGCGACGAGCGGTTCGACGGTCGGGCCGTCGTCGACGTGCTCCGCGACGACCGGGAGATCCGGACGCCGTCGAAGGACCTCGTCGCGGACCTCGTGCAGCGTGCCCCGGCCAGCGAGCTCGCGGCGGTCGTCGCGCACGGCGACAAGCACGAGCTGGACCGCTGGCTCTGGGGCCGTGACGTGCTCGACCTGCTCCGTGACGCCGGCCCTGCTGCACCCGGGTTGGACGAGCTCCTGCCGTTCCTCCGGCCGCTCCAGGCCCGCCAGTACTCGATCTCGTCGAGCCCGCTCGCGCACCCGGACCGGATCCACCTGACGATCGCCTCCGTCCGGTACGGCGACGTGAACCGACGGCACTCCGGCGTCGCGTCCACGCACCTGGCCGACCGGGTGGCGGTCGGCGACGAGGTCGGCGTGTACCTGCAGCCGAACGCCGCGTTTAGCGTCCCCGCCGACGACGCCGCACCGCTCATCATGGTCGGCCCCGGCACCGGCATCGCGCCGTTCCGCGGGTTCCTCCACGAGCGGGCCGCCAGCGGCGCCACCGGGCGCAACTGGCTGTTCTTCGGCGACCAGCACCGCGACACCGACTTCGTGTACCGGGACGAGCTCACGGCGCTGCAGGAGCAGGGCGTCCTCACCCGCATGGACCTGGCGTTCTCGCGCGACCAGGCAGAGAAGGTCTACGTGCAGACCCGGATGCGCGAGCAGTCCAGGCAGCTCTACGCGTGGCTCGAGGACGGTGCGACGTTCACCGTGTGCGGCGACGCGTCACGGATGGCGAAGGACGTCGAGACGGCCCTGCTGCAGGTCATCGCGACCGAACGCGGCAAGGGCGACGACGACGCTGCCGAGTACCTCGCCGACCTGCGTCGCGCGAAGCGGTACGTCCGCGACGTGTACTGA
- a CDS encoding glutamate synthase-related protein codes for MNPSPFGLYDPARENSDCGVGFITRLDGTPSHDVIVKGDEALCAIPHRGGKSSEGVGDGAGVSIDLSVEFFSALTGEELRAGHFGVANCFVPSQTDERDRAVRTVTEQIEEQGFELLLVRDVPVDHSVARPEAEQYQLPIVQWVFRAPEDWSRDAVDAAANRALLAIEAISYGEAAEQHLEHAALSPLSLSARTQVLKGRLNSGEVIGYFTDLRDPRHSVRTLYFHTRFSTNTEPHPTMAQPFRLMAHNGELNTDRKNRLSDEALARARTRSIVRPPGQSDSSRLDQTLQSRVFDDGLEIVEAVVSLMPPAWENDRTLTDDVRAMLEYFSLYEEKNDGPAAVIFSDGDVVGARLDRLGLRPLRTVETAEYLMVSSEAGQVTFPDDEVVHRGRIEAGGMLVVDHRTGTQMRTGEVLEMLAARRDYGTLLDDARVNLDDLPAPDYDRTTNTLGYDGDLSLQGRYVAYSLNQESFRFMLDPMLQNGSERISAMGYGNAINALSDTEGGMAKYFSQRFAQVTNPPLDSIREADGMSMRVALGAKPDGTGAQTRQLVVQSPILGHLDMVRLRDQDIVPLERFDMLYVPVLGDEQANADAVRTATERLADAVVAFAEQRGGIAVLTDRSVSSTSAALPVILAVAAVNQRLIETGLRLRVSVVAESGQLPSSHHVATALGFGAAAVYSLSARLRAEEKYPAAPAPAGELTATDQALKQFRKAAEKALAKTMGRVGLCTAESYIGGEFFEPNYLDTRDDLFARVFPHMDAPVGGVGFARIAQAATDWHERARSVQGDAQVPLLGLFKERSDGAGHSFGVASVRGFGGMTEERPSFERSGDSEALRLLTLGQLDDAFGISDAAYRNTGYDRLSDAEIDAFRTTPGYRTFLQTTHEERSRRPSALRDVLALPADVTGIDTPEDFARELGRFSLTGNSSVTVRGLLGSRVGDGGPTGGPVRFRLRLTSAGSQGTERHTALASGLALLFPGQVDVDDVDDTQVTLRATGFAVDLLALLESAPESVELDDVQPAHEITRTLASGAMSHGALVATAHEAVAHGTNMVGGMSNSGEGGEHHSRYGTIRGSRIKQFASGRFGIWAGYLADPMLEELEIKIGQGAKPGEGGQLPAPKVTVDIAAARGGTPGVELISPPPHHDTYSIEDLAQLIHDCKAARVRVIVKLVSSEGIGTIAVGVAKAGADVINVAGNTGGTGAAAVTSLKYAGRSAEIGVAEVHQALVANGLRQKVTLRCSGAHQTGSDVVTSALLGGDSFEFGTTALMMLGCVMAKNCNVKCPAGLTTNAEAFEGDPRALAQYLLNIAHDVRQILARLGLRSLREARGRTDLLQLLDHPASVGRLDVRNLLAQVPEKVVTDPEYLEKDFRTDDALIERVRTALLTHHEHSVTIDGVLLGNADKSVGGQFGIDVERILNHELRDASFEDVPAVTTDDRGRRRLVDGAVTIRTSGSAGQSYGVFNNDGVLLEHTGTANDGVGKSQSGGRIVVRAPGGGSAERGGNVLIGNFALFGATGGRTFVEGEAGDRFAVRNSGATAVVEGLGDFGCEYMTGGAVFNLGGFGKGLGNGMSGGFLYQYDPSGQVTERASTDSLLVFPVTDTERGAFHEDAARLLLAWHLEATGSELASRLLADWDTTRTHVFVGMPRALLLTQDAEAILAAATRNELLDELATSTATDKLRAFKVDYRDRRTVLDGRAPALGDQGDDMFSLLSSYTVLGAAQDIALERVPGATDPNDPRIAEAVKNLVLTEDFFVKQRVVKYLRGTLEKFADDELATLIAIKRLDDYKRALTQRNNRSMDAPGTTGWIMHQNAKNDGRVRAARFDELLATAALEDIARRAPEAPAEAVTA; via the coding sequence GTGAACCCCTCCCCCTTCGGTCTGTACGACCCTGCCCGCGAGAACTCCGATTGCGGCGTCGGCTTCATCACCCGTCTCGACGGCACCCCGAGCCACGACGTCATCGTGAAGGGCGACGAAGCGCTCTGTGCGATCCCGCACCGCGGCGGCAAGTCCTCCGAGGGGGTCGGCGACGGTGCCGGCGTCAGCATCGACCTGTCCGTGGAGTTCTTCAGCGCGCTCACCGGCGAGGAGCTCCGCGCCGGGCACTTCGGCGTCGCGAACTGCTTCGTGCCGAGCCAGACCGACGAGCGCGACCGCGCGGTCCGCACCGTCACCGAGCAGATCGAGGAGCAGGGCTTCGAGCTCCTCCTCGTCCGCGACGTCCCGGTGGACCACTCCGTCGCCCGTCCGGAAGCCGAGCAGTACCAGCTGCCCATCGTGCAGTGGGTCTTCCGTGCTCCAGAGGACTGGTCCCGCGACGCCGTCGACGCCGCCGCCAACCGCGCCCTGCTCGCGATCGAGGCGATCTCCTACGGCGAGGCGGCCGAGCAGCACCTCGAGCACGCCGCCCTGTCGCCGCTGTCCCTGAGCGCCCGCACGCAGGTGCTCAAGGGCCGCTTGAACTCCGGCGAGGTCATCGGGTACTTCACCGACCTCCGCGACCCCCGGCACTCCGTCCGGACGCTGTACTTCCACACCCGCTTCTCGACGAACACCGAGCCGCACCCGACGATGGCGCAGCCGTTCCGCCTGATGGCGCACAACGGCGAGCTCAACACCGACCGGAAGAACCGCCTCTCCGACGAGGCGCTCGCCCGAGCACGCACGCGCAGCATCGTCCGTCCACCAGGGCAGTCCGACTCGAGCCGCCTCGACCAGACCCTGCAGAGCCGCGTGTTCGACGACGGCCTGGAGATCGTCGAGGCCGTGGTGTCGCTCATGCCGCCAGCGTGGGAGAACGACCGCACGCTGACGGACGACGTCCGGGCGATGCTCGAGTACTTCTCGCTGTACGAGGAGAAGAACGACGGGCCCGCCGCCGTGATCTTCAGCGACGGCGACGTCGTCGGCGCCCGACTCGACCGCCTGGGACTCCGCCCGCTGCGCACGGTCGAGACGGCCGAGTACCTGATGGTGTCGTCCGAGGCCGGTCAGGTCACGTTCCCGGACGACGAGGTCGTGCACCGTGGCCGCATCGAGGCCGGCGGCATGCTCGTCGTCGACCACCGCACCGGCACGCAGATGCGCACCGGCGAGGTCCTCGAGATGCTCGCCGCCCGCCGCGACTACGGCACGCTGCTCGACGACGCCCGGGTGAACCTGGACGACCTGCCCGCGCCGGACTACGACCGCACCACGAACACCCTCGGCTACGACGGCGACCTGTCGCTGCAGGGCCGCTACGTGGCGTACTCGCTGAACCAGGAGAGCTTCCGGTTCATGCTCGACCCGATGCTGCAGAACGGCTCGGAGCGGATCTCGGCGATGGGCTACGGCAACGCCATCAACGCCCTCAGCGACACCGAGGGCGGCATGGCGAAGTACTTCTCGCAGCGCTTCGCCCAGGTGACGAACCCGCCGCTGGACTCCATCCGCGAGGCCGACGGCATGAGCATGCGCGTCGCCCTGGGAGCCAAGCCGGACGGTACGGGCGCGCAGACCCGGCAGCTCGTCGTGCAGTCCCCGATCCTCGGGCACCTCGACATGGTGCGGCTCCGCGACCAGGACATCGTGCCACTCGAGCGCTTCGACATGCTCTACGTCCCCGTCCTCGGTGACGAGCAGGCCAACGCCGACGCGGTGCGCACCGCGACCGAGCGGCTCGCCGACGCGGTCGTGGCGTTCGCCGAGCAGCGGGGCGGGATCGCGGTGCTGACCGACCGCAGCGTCTCGAGCACCTCCGCCGCGCTCCCCGTGATCCTCGCCGTCGCGGCGGTGAACCAGCGCCTCATCGAGACGGGTCTGCGCCTGCGCGTCTCGGTCGTCGCGGAGAGCGGCCAGCTCCCCTCGTCGCACCACGTGGCGACGGCGCTCGGCTTCGGCGCAGCAGCGGTGTACAGCCTGTCCGCGCGGCTCCGTGCCGAGGAGAAGTACCCGGCAGCCCCGGCACCGGCCGGCGAGCTCACCGCCACCGACCAGGCGCTGAAGCAGTTCAGGAAGGCAGCCGAGAAGGCCCTCGCGAAGACGATGGGCCGAGTGGGGCTCTGCACCGCCGAGAGCTACATCGGTGGCGAGTTCTTCGAACCGAACTACCTCGACACCCGCGACGACCTGTTCGCCCGGGTCTTCCCGCACATGGACGCCCCGGTCGGTGGTGTCGGCTTCGCCCGCATCGCCCAGGCGGCGACGGACTGGCACGAGCGCGCGCGGAGCGTGCAGGGCGACGCCCAGGTCCCGCTCCTCGGGCTCTTCAAGGAACGTTCCGACGGTGCCGGGCACTCGTTCGGCGTCGCGAGCGTGCGCGGCTTCGGCGGCATGACCGAGGAGCGTCCGTCCTTCGAGCGCTCCGGCGACTCGGAAGCGCTCCGGCTCCTGACGCTCGGCCAGCTCGACGACGCGTTCGGGATCTCCGACGCCGCGTACCGGAACACCGGCTACGACCGGCTGAGCGACGCCGAGATCGACGCCTTCCGCACGACTCCTGGCTACCGGACGTTCCTGCAGACCACGCACGAGGAGCGTTCCCGCCGCCCGAGCGCGCTCCGCGACGTGCTCGCGCTCCCCGCCGACGTGACCGGCATCGACACGCCGGAGGACTTCGCCCGCGAGCTCGGCCGGTTCTCGCTGACCGGCAACAGCAGCGTCACGGTGCGCGGTCTGCTCGGCTCACGGGTCGGTGACGGAGGTCCGACGGGAGGCCCGGTGCGGTTCCGTCTGCGGCTCACGTCCGCAGGATCGCAGGGCACCGAGCGCCACACGGCTCTCGCGAGCGGGCTCGCCCTGCTCTTCCCCGGCCAGGTCGACGTCGACGACGTCGACGACACCCAGGTGACGCTCCGCGCCACCGGGTTCGCCGTCGACCTCCTCGCGCTCTTGGAGAGCGCACCGGAGAGCGTCGAACTCGACGACGTCCAGCCTGCACACGAGATCACCAGGACGCTGGCGTCGGGTGCGATGAGCCACGGGGCGCTCGTCGCCACCGCGCACGAGGCGGTCGCGCACGGCACGAACATGGTCGGCGGCATGTCGAACAGCGGTGAGGGCGGCGAGCACCACTCCCGCTACGGCACCATCCGCGGCTCCCGGATCAAGCAGTTCGCCTCCGGTCGCTTCGGCATCTGGGCGGGCTACCTCGCCGACCCCATGCTCGAGGAGCTCGAGATCAAGATCGGCCAGGGTGCCAAGCCCGGCGAAGGCGGCCAGCTGCCGGCGCCGAAGGTCACGGTCGACATCGCCGCTGCCCGTGGTGGCACCCCCGGCGTCGAGCTCATCTCGCCGCCGCCGCACCACGACACGTACTCGATCGAGGACCTCGCGCAACTCATCCACGACTGCAAGGCCGCGCGTGTCCGGGTGATCGTGAAGCTGGTGTCCTCCGAGGGCATCGGCACCATCGCCGTGGGTGTCGCGAAGGCCGGCGCCGACGTCATCAACGTCGCCGGGAACACCGGCGGCACGGGGGCCGCGGCCGTCACGAGCCTGAAGTACGCGGGCCGCTCCGCGGAGATCGGCGTGGCCGAGGTCCACCAGGCCCTCGTCGCGAACGGCCTCCGGCAGAAGGTCACGCTCCGCTGCTCCGGCGCGCACCAGACCGGCAGCGACGTCGTCACGAGCGCGCTCCTCGGCGGCGACAGCTTCGAGTTCGGCACCACCGCGCTGATGATGCTCGGCTGCGTGATGGCGAAGAACTGCAACGTGAAGTGCCCTGCCGGTCTCACCACGAACGCCGAAGCGTTCGAGGGGGACCCCCGCGCGCTCGCGCAGTACCTGCTGAACATCGCGCACGACGTCCGGCAGATCCTCGCCCGCCTCGGCCTGCGCTCCCTGCGCGAGGCGCGCGGTCGTACGGATCTGCTGCAGCTCCTCGACCACCCGGCGAGCGTCGGACGCCTGGACGTGCGGAACCTGCTCGCGCAGGTCCCCGAGAAGGTCGTCACCGACCCTGAGTACCTGGAGAAGGACTTCCGCACCGACGACGCGCTCATCGAGCGGGTCCGCACGGCGCTCCTGACCCACCACGAGCACTCCGTCACCATCGACGGCGTGCTCCTCGGCAACGCCGACAAGTCGGTCGGCGGCCAGTTCGGCATCGACGTCGAGCGGATCCTCAACCACGAGCTCCGCGACGCGTCGTTCGAGGACGTCCCAGCCGTCACCACGGACGACCGCGGTCGCCGGCGCCTGGTCGACGGTGCCGTGACGATCCGCACGAGCGGCTCCGCCGGGCAGTCCTACGGCGTCTTCAACAACGACGGCGTCCTGCTGGAGCACACCGGCACCGCGAACGACGGTGTCGGCAAGAGCCAGAGCGGCGGCCGCATCGTCGTGCGCGCGCCGGGCGGCGGCAGCGCCGAACGCGGTGGAAACGTCCTCATCGGCAACTTCGCGCTGTTCGGCGCCACCGGCGGGCGGACGTTCGTCGAGGGCGAGGCCGGTGACCGGTTCGCCGTCCGGAACTCCGGCGCGACCGCGGTGGTCGAGGGCCTCGGCGACTTCGGCTGCGAGTACATGACGGGCGGCGCGGTGTTCAACCTCGGCGGCTTCGGCAAGGGACTCGGGAACGGCATGTCCGGCGGCTTCCTCTACCAGTACGACCCGTCCGGGCAGGTCACCGAGCGCGCCAGCACCGACTCGCTCCTGGTCTTCCCCGTCACCGACACCGAGCGCGGCGCGTTCCACGAGGACGCGGCACGACTGCTCCTCGCGTGGCACCTCGAGGCGACCGGCTCCGAGCTCGCGAGCCGGCTGCTGGCCGACTGGGACACGACACGCACGCACGTGTTCGTCGGCATGCCCCGCGCGCTCCTGCTCACGCAGGACGCCGAGGCGATCCTGGCGGCCGCGACGAGGAACGAACTGCTCGACGAGCTCGCGACGTCGACCGCGACGGACAAGCTCCGCGCGTTCAAGGTCGACTACCGCGACCGCCGCACCGTGCTCGACGGCCGTGCCCCGGCGCTCGGCGACCAGGGCGACGACATGTTCTCGCTGCTGTCGTCGTACACGGTGCTCGGCGCCGCGCAGGACATCGCGCTCGAGCGGGTCCCCGGCGCGACGGACCCGAACGACCCCCGCATCGCCGAGGCCGTCAAGAACCTCGTCCTGACCGAGGACTTCTTCGTGAAGCAGCGCGTCGTGAAGTACCTGCGCGGCACGCTCGAGAAGTTCGCGGACGACGAGCTCGCCACCCTCATCGCGATCAAGCGACTCGACGACTACAAGCGTGCGCTCACGCAGCGGAACAACCGCAGCATGGACGCACCGGGAACGACCGGCTGGATCATGCACCAGAACGCCAAGAACGACGGACGCGTCCGCGCGGCACGCTTCGACGAGCTGCTCGCCACCGCGGCGCTCGAGGACATCGCCCGCCGCGCTCCCGAGGCCCCTGCCGAGGCGGTGACCGCGTGA